Proteins from a single region of Streptomyces vinaceus:
- the kynU gene encoding kynureninase, translating into MSDANANHVENRPANLAANHPSDLAARAAALDTADELGKLRDRFTLPDGVVYLDGNSLGALPTGVAARIAQVITHEWGTELIQSWSSGTWWTAPERIGDKLSPLIGAAPGQTVVGDSTSVNLFKALVGAARLARPGRTRMLVDASTFPTDGYIAESAARMTGLTVVPVDPSGAAAAMDEDTAVVLLNHVDYRGGRLHDLPALTAAARAAGAVTVWDLCHSAGALPVGLDEHGVDLAVGCTYKYLNGGPGSPAYLYIAARHQGAFDSPLPGWNGHAEPFAMTPDYTPAAGAVRGRVGTPDILSMLALEAALDAWDGVSVEAVRAKSLALTDFFLECVAAYVPAGKVESVTPAEHEQRGSQVSLRTEDARAVMDDLISRGVIGDFRAPDVLRFGFTPLYVGFADAERAARTLGHIFG; encoded by the coding sequence ATGTCTGACGCGAACGCGAACCACGTGGAGAACCGCCCGGCGAACCTCGCGGCGAACCACCCATCGGACCTCGCGGCCCGCGCCGCGGCCCTGGACACCGCCGACGAACTCGGCAAGCTCCGCGACCGCTTCACCCTCCCCGACGGGGTCGTCTACCTGGACGGCAACTCCCTGGGAGCGCTGCCCACCGGCGTCGCGGCCCGCATCGCCCAGGTCATCACCCACGAGTGGGGCACGGAGCTCATCCAGTCCTGGTCCAGCGGGACCTGGTGGACCGCCCCCGAGCGGATCGGCGACAAGCTGTCCCCGCTCATCGGCGCCGCCCCCGGCCAGACGGTCGTCGGCGACTCCACCAGCGTCAACCTGTTCAAGGCCCTGGTCGGTGCGGCCCGCCTGGCCCGCCCGGGCCGCACGCGGATGCTGGTCGACGCCTCCACCTTCCCCACCGACGGCTACATCGCCGAGTCCGCCGCCCGGATGACCGGCCTGACCGTCGTACCGGTCGACCCCTCCGGCGCGGCCGCGGCGATGGACGAGGACACCGCCGTCGTCCTCCTCAACCACGTCGACTACCGCGGCGGCCGCCTCCACGACCTGCCGGCCCTCACCGCGGCGGCCCGCGCCGCCGGGGCCGTGACCGTGTGGGACCTGTGCCACTCGGCCGGCGCCCTGCCCGTCGGCCTCGACGAGCACGGCGTCGACCTCGCGGTCGGCTGTACGTACAAGTACCTGAACGGCGGCCCCGGTTCCCCGGCGTACCTCTACATCGCCGCACGCCACCAGGGGGCCTTCGACTCCCCGCTGCCCGGCTGGAACGGTCACGCGGAGCCCTTCGCCATGACCCCGGACTACACCCCGGCGGCCGGCGCGGTCCGCGGCCGGGTCGGCACCCCGGACATCCTGTCCATGCTGGCCCTGGAAGCGGCGCTCGACGCCTGGGACGGGGTCTCGGTGGAAGCCGTACGGGCCAAGTCCCTCGCCCTGACCGACTTCTTCCTGGAGTGCGTGGCCGCGTACGTCCCGGCCGGCAAGGTCGAGTCGGTCACCCCGGCCGAGCACGAGCAGCGCGGCAGCCAGGTCTCGCTGCGCACCGAGGACGCCCGCGCGGTCATGGACGACCTGATCTCCCGCGGTGTCATCGGGGACTTCCGCGCCCCCGACGTCCTGCGCTTCGGTTTCACCCCGCTCTACGTCGGATTCGCCGACGCGGAGCGTGCGGCCCGGACACTGGGTCACATTTTCGGGTGA
- a CDS encoding alpha/beta hydrolase family protein, with translation MTDPAVERDAAEAASAFAHPPVAPDATGAYGDHPDQVIDFYAPRGEAAAGAAPLVALLHGGAWRAPYDRHHVTPLADFLARRGFAVANVEYRRGSSLPHQSAEGHVAGRWPETFDDVAAAMDALPGLAAAHLPQADPRRTVLTGHSAGGHLALWASARHVLPPGSPAAWRLPAPPALRGVVALAPIADFEAAQELGVCGGASAQLLGGAGQWARRLPFADPAALLPTGIATAVVHGREDIVVPASVAESYVAAAAKAGETVGLTLLDGVGHFPLIDPAADACAVVAEEISQLAW, from the coding sequence ATGACGGACCCCGCAGTCGAACGGGACGCCGCCGAGGCCGCCTCGGCCTTCGCCCATCCGCCGGTCGCCCCGGACGCGACCGGGGCGTACGGGGACCATCCCGACCAGGTGATCGACTTCTACGCGCCGCGCGGGGAGGCCGCCGCGGGCGCGGCCCCGCTGGTCGCGCTCCTGCACGGCGGCGCCTGGCGGGCCCCGTACGACCGCCACCACGTCACCCCGCTCGCGGACTTCCTGGCCCGCCGGGGTTTCGCCGTCGCCAACGTCGAGTACCGGCGCGGTAGTTCCCTGCCGCACCAGAGCGCCGAGGGCCATGTGGCCGGCCGCTGGCCCGAGACCTTCGACGACGTCGCGGCCGCGATGGACGCCCTCCCGGGGCTCGCCGCCGCCCACCTCCCCCAGGCCGACCCGCGCCGTACCGTCCTCACCGGCCACTCCGCCGGCGGCCACCTCGCGCTGTGGGCCTCGGCCCGGCACGTCCTGCCGCCCGGGTCCCCGGCCGCCTGGCGGCTGCCCGCGCCGCCGGCGCTGCGCGGCGTGGTGGCGCTGGCCCCCATCGCGGACTTCGAGGCCGCGCAGGAGCTGGGCGTGTGCGGGGGCGCGTCCGCGCAGCTGCTGGGCGGCGCCGGACAGTGGGCGCGGCGCCTGCCGTTCGCGGACCCGGCGGCGCTGCTGCCGACCGGGATCGCGACGGCCGTGGTCCACGGCCGGGAGGACATCGTGGTCCCGGCCTCGGTGGCGGAGTCCTACGTGGCCGCGGCCGCCAAAGCCGGGGAGACCGTGGGCCTGACCCTGCTGGACGGGGTCGGTCACTTCCCGCTCATCGACCCCGCGGCCGACGCCTGCGCGGTGGTGGCCGAGGAGATCTCGCAGCTCGCCTGGTAG
- the pyrE gene encoding orotate phosphoribosyltransferase, with amino-acid sequence MTDVRDALLQQIKDKAVVHGKVILSSGKEADYYIDLRRITLDGEAAPMVGQVMLDLTADLEFDCVGGLTLGADPVATSMLHASAARGGRLDAFVVRKAQKAHGMQRRIEGTDVKGKRCLVVEDTSTTGGSPLTAVEAVREAGGEVVAVATIVDRGAADAIAEAGLPYLTGYRLADLDLG; translated from the coding sequence ATGACTGACGTACGTGATGCGCTTCTGCAGCAGATCAAGGACAAGGCCGTCGTGCACGGCAAGGTGATCCTCTCCTCCGGCAAGGAGGCCGACTACTACATCGACCTCCGCCGCATCACCCTGGACGGCGAGGCCGCCCCGATGGTCGGTCAGGTCATGCTCGACCTCACCGCGGACCTGGAGTTCGACTGCGTCGGCGGTCTGACGCTGGGCGCCGACCCGGTCGCGACCTCGATGCTCCACGCCTCCGCCGCCCGCGGCGGCCGCCTCGACGCGTTCGTCGTCCGCAAGGCGCAGAAGGCCCACGGCATGCAGCGCCGTATCGAGGGCACCGACGTGAAGGGCAAGCGCTGCCTGGTGGTCGAGGACACCTCGACCACCGGCGGCTCCCCGCTGACCGCCGTCGAGGCCGTCCGCGAGGCCGGCGGCGAGGTCGTCGCCGTCGCCACGATCGTGGACCGCGGCGCCGCGGACGCCATCGCCGAGGCGGGCCTGCCGTACCTCACCGGCTACCGGCTGGCCGATCTCGACCTGGGCTGA
- a CDS encoding ABC transporter ATP-binding protein: MTKAIRVAGLHKAFGRTRALDGLDLSVATGEVHGFLGPNGSGKSTAIRVLLGLLRADSGTAELLGGDPWADAVELHRRVAYVPGDVTLWRNLSGGEVIDLYGRLRGGLDRARRAELIERFELDPTKKGRTYSKGNWQKVALVAAFSSDAELLILDEPTSGLDPLMEGVFQGCVAEARAAGRTVLLSSHILSEVETLCDRVSIIRKGRTVETGTLADLRHLTRTSISAELAGPPNGIAHLPGVHDVEVRGLKIRLQADTDKLDAVLRSLADSGVRSLTSTPPTLEELFLRHYADDVHGGGVGGDVKAGVSR, encoded by the coding sequence ATGACGAAGGCAATCAGGGTCGCCGGACTCCACAAGGCGTTCGGCCGCACCCGCGCACTGGACGGTCTCGACCTCTCGGTCGCCACCGGCGAGGTCCACGGCTTCCTCGGCCCCAACGGCTCCGGCAAGTCGACCGCCATCCGCGTCCTGCTGGGCCTGCTGCGCGCCGACTCCGGAACCGCCGAGCTGCTCGGCGGCGACCCCTGGGCCGACGCCGTGGAACTGCACCGCCGCGTCGCCTACGTCCCCGGCGACGTCACCCTGTGGCGCAACCTCTCCGGCGGCGAGGTCATCGACCTCTACGGGCGGCTGCGCGGAGGCCTGGACCGGGCCCGGCGCGCCGAGCTGATCGAGCGGTTCGAGCTGGACCCCACCAAGAAGGGGCGGACGTACTCCAAGGGCAACTGGCAGAAGGTCGCGCTCGTCGCCGCCTTCTCCTCCGACGCCGAGCTGCTCATCCTCGACGAGCCCACCTCCGGACTGGACCCGCTGATGGAGGGGGTCTTCCAGGGCTGCGTCGCCGAGGCGCGCGCCGCCGGGCGGACCGTGCTGCTCAGTTCGCACATCCTGAGCGAGGTTGAGACCCTCTGCGACCGGGTCAGCATCATCCGCAAGGGCCGCACGGTGGAGACGGGCACGCTGGCCGACCTGCGCCACCTGACGCGTACGTCGATCAGCGCCGAGCTCGCCGGCCCGCCGAACGGGATCGCGCACCTGCCCGGCGTGCACGACGTGGAGGTGCGGGGGCTGAAGATCCGCCTCCAGGCCGACACGGACAAGCTGGACGCCGTACTGCGCTCGCTCGCCGACTCGGGGGTGCGGTCGCTGACCTCGACGCCGCCCACGCTGGAGGAGCTCTTCCTGCGGCACTACGCGGACGACGTCCACGGGGGTGGCGTCGGCGGCGACGTGAAGGCGGGCGTGTCGCGATGA
- a CDS encoding adenylosuccinate synthase yields MPALVLLGAQWGDEGKGKATDLLGGSVDYVVRYQGGNNAGHTVVVGDQKYALHLLPSGILSPGCTPVIGNGVVVDPAVLLSELRGLNERGIDTSKLLISGNAHLITPYNVTLDKVGERFLGKRKIGTTGRGIGPTYADKINRIGIRVQDLYDESILTQKVEAALEGKNQLLAKLYNRRAIDVAQIVEEMLQYAEQIKPYVADTTLILNNALDEDKVVLFEGGQGTLLDVDHGTYPFVTSSNPTAGGACTGTGVGPTKISRVIGILKAYTTRVGAGPFPTELFDQDGEDLRRIGGERGVTTGRDRRCGWFDAPIARYATRVNGLTDFFLTKLDVLTGWEQIPVCVAYEIDGKRVEELPYSQTDFHHAKPIYENLPGWSEDITKAKTFSDLPKNAQAYVKALEEMSGAPISAIGVGPGRTETIEINSFL; encoded by the coding sequence GTGCCCGCTCTTGTGCTGCTCGGAGCTCAGTGGGGTGACGAGGGCAAGGGAAAGGCCACCGACCTGCTCGGTGGATCCGTTGACTATGTGGTGCGCTACCAGGGTGGCAACAACGCCGGCCACACGGTCGTCGTAGGCGACCAGAAGTACGCGCTGCACCTTCTCCCTTCCGGCATCCTCTCCCCCGGATGCACCCCGGTCATCGGCAACGGCGTCGTCGTCGACCCGGCCGTCCTGCTCTCCGAGCTGCGCGGCCTGAACGAGCGCGGCATCGACACCTCCAAGCTGCTCATCAGCGGCAACGCGCACCTGATCACGCCGTACAACGTCACCCTCGACAAGGTCGGCGAGCGCTTCCTCGGCAAGCGCAAGATCGGTACGACCGGCCGCGGCATCGGCCCGACGTACGCGGACAAGATCAACCGCATCGGCATCCGCGTCCAGGACCTGTACGACGAGTCGATCCTCACCCAGAAGGTCGAAGCGGCGCTGGAGGGCAAGAACCAGCTCCTCGCGAAGCTGTACAACCGCCGCGCGATCGACGTCGCCCAGATCGTCGAGGAGATGCTCCAGTACGCGGAGCAGATCAAGCCGTACGTCGCCGACACCACCCTGATCCTCAACAACGCGCTCGACGAGGACAAGGTCGTGCTCTTCGAGGGCGGCCAGGGCACCCTGCTCGACGTCGACCACGGCACCTACCCCTTCGTCACCTCCTCGAACCCGACTGCGGGCGGCGCCTGCACCGGCACCGGCGTGGGCCCGACGAAGATCAGCCGCGTCATCGGCATCCTGAAGGCGTACACGACCCGCGTCGGCGCCGGCCCGTTCCCGACCGAGCTCTTCGACCAGGACGGCGAGGACCTGCGCCGCATCGGCGGCGAGCGCGGCGTCACCACCGGCCGCGACCGCCGCTGCGGCTGGTTCGACGCGCCGATCGCCCGTTACGCCACCCGCGTGAACGGTCTGACGGACTTCTTCCTCACCAAGCTGGACGTGCTGACCGGCTGGGAGCAGATCCCGGTCTGCGTCGCGTACGAGATCGACGGCAAGCGCGTCGAGGAGCTCCCTTACTCGCAGACGGACTTCCACCACGCGAAGCCGATCTACGAAAACCTGCCCGGCTGGTCCGAGGACATCACCAAGGCCAAGACGTTCTCGGACCTCCCGAAGAACGCCCAGGCGTACGTGAAGGCCCTGGAGGAGATGTCGGGCGCCCCGATCTCCGCGATCGGCGTCGGCCCCGGCCGCACCGAGACGATCGAGATCAACTCGTTCCTCTAG
- the fbaA gene encoding class II fructose-bisphosphate aldolase produces MPIATPEVYNEMLDRAKAGKFAYPAINVTSTQTLHAALRGFAEAESDGIIQISTGGAEFLGGQYKKDMVTGAVALAEFAHIVAAKYDVTVALHTDHCPKDKLDGYVRPLLEVSAERVARGLNPLFQSHMWDGSAETLADNLAIGQELLAKAAAAKIILEVEITPTGGEEDGVTHEINDELYTTVDDAIRTAEALGLGEKGRYLLAASFGNVHGVYKPGNVVLRPELLKDLQQGVGEKYGKTSPFDFVFHGGSGSSEQEIATALENGVVKMNLDTDTQYAFTRPVADHMFRNYDGVLKVDGEVGKKSTYDPRTWGKLAEASMAKRVTEACANLRSTGTKLK; encoded by the coding sequence ATGCCCATCGCAACCCCCGAGGTCTACAACGAGATGCTCGACCGGGCGAAGGCAGGCAAGTTTGCCTACCCGGCGATCAACGTGACCTCGACCCAGACCCTGCACGCTGCACTGCGCGGCTTCGCGGAGGCCGAGAGCGACGGCATCATCCAGATCTCCACCGGTGGTGCGGAGTTCCTGGGTGGCCAGTACAAGAAGGACATGGTCACCGGCGCCGTCGCCCTGGCCGAGTTCGCGCACATCGTCGCCGCGAAGTACGACGTCACCGTCGCGCTGCACACGGACCACTGCCCCAAGGACAAGCTGGACGGCTACGTCCGCCCCCTCCTTGAGGTCTCCGCCGAGCGCGTGGCCCGTGGTCTGAACCCGCTCTTCCAGTCGCACATGTGGGACGGCTCCGCCGAGACCCTGGCCGACAACCTGGCCATCGGCCAGGAGCTGCTCGCCAAGGCCGCCGCCGCGAAGATCATCCTTGAGGTCGAGATCACCCCGACCGGCGGCGAGGAGGACGGCGTCACCCACGAGATCAACGACGAGCTGTACACGACCGTCGACGACGCGATCCGTACCGCCGAGGCCCTGGGCCTGGGCGAGAAGGGCCGCTACCTGCTGGCCGCCTCCTTCGGCAACGTGCACGGCGTCTACAAGCCGGGCAACGTCGTCCTGCGTCCCGAGCTGCTGAAGGACCTTCAGCAGGGCGTCGGCGAGAAGTACGGCAAGACCAGCCCGTTCGACTTCGTCTTCCACGGCGGCTCCGGCTCCTCCGAGCAGGAGATCGCCACCGCGCTGGAGAACGGCGTCGTGAAGATGAACCTCGACACCGACACCCAGTACGCCTTCACCCGCCCGGTCGCGGACCACATGTTCCGCAACTACGACGGTGTCCTGAAGGTCGACGGCGAGGTCGGCAAGAAGTCGACCTACGACCCGCGCACCTGGGGCAAGCTCGCCGAGGCGAGCATGGCCAAGCGCGTCACCGAGGCGTGCGCGAACCTGCGTTCGACGGGCACGAAGCTGAAGTAG
- a CDS encoding diacylglycerol kinase produces MSHAGAPVGGLLVLVDPVARRLDGESVRIAKDVLSAGAAAKICLPDSQEEFARALARRGHRQPVIVGDDRALVRAVGLLHRERGLGSGAVSLIPVGQVGSLGLARSLGVPLSAVAAARAVLDGAVRTRDLLVDDSDGVVLGDLRIPPVRAAARPSGPSVWSAYRSLVRTLVPAGPRVGHRLRVEADGQLLVDVDRVVEDLRMAAVPSSGGVAEVTLRLAGGSSLRVRAASVTVSGPDFRYRADSLVAGPVRRRTWTLRPGAWSLTLPRG; encoded by the coding sequence ATGAGCCATGCGGGCGCGCCGGTAGGCGGCCTGCTCGTGCTCGTCGACCCGGTCGCCCGCCGTCTTGACGGCGAGTCCGTGCGGATCGCGAAGGATGTTCTGTCGGCGGGAGCCGCGGCGAAAATCTGCCTCCCGGACTCGCAGGAGGAGTTTGCGCGGGCCCTCGCCCGCCGGGGTCATCGTCAGCCGGTGATCGTGGGCGACGACCGGGCGCTGGTCCGGGCCGTGGGGCTGCTGCACCGGGAGCGCGGGCTCGGGAGCGGCGCCGTTTCGCTGATTCCGGTGGGGCAGGTGGGGTCGCTGGGACTGGCGCGCTCGCTGGGTGTCCCGCTGTCGGCGGTGGCGGCGGCGCGGGCGGTGCTGGACGGGGCCGTACGGACGCGGGACCTGCTGGTGGACGACAGCGACGGGGTGGTCCTCGGGGACCTGCGGATTCCGCCCGTCCGGGCGGCGGCGAGGCCCTCGGGGCCGTCGGTGTGGAGCGCGTACCGCTCGCTGGTGCGCACGCTGGTCCCGGCGGGGCCCAGGGTGGGGCACCGGCTGCGGGTGGAGGCGGACGGTCAGCTGCTGGTGGACGTGGACCGGGTGGTGGAGGACCTGCGGATGGCGGCGGTGCCGTCCTCCGGCGGGGTGGCGGAGGTGACGCTGCGGCTGGCGGGCGGCTCCTCGCTGCGGGTGCGGGCGGCCTCGGTGACGGTGTCGGGCCCGGACTTCCGCTACCGGGCGGACTCGCTGGTGGCGGGCCCGGTCCGGCGCCGTACGTGGACGCTCCGGCCGGGGGCGTGGTCGCTGACGCTGCCGCGGGGGTAG
- a CDS encoding DUF3151 domain-containing protein produces the protein MSIHQNLLGGPAPTHLPDEPGREAIAAGTPAVEVAAAHPTSSLAWAVLADEAFDAGRTVESYAYARTGYHRGLDALRRAGWKGHGPVPWEHEPNRGFLRALYALSRAAGAIGEKEEYERCSTFLRDSSETAADVLGA, from the coding sequence ATGTCCATTCACCAGAACCTGCTCGGGGGCCCCGCCCCCACCCACCTCCCCGACGAGCCCGGCCGCGAGGCCATCGCCGCGGGTACCCCCGCCGTCGAGGTGGCCGCCGCGCACCCGACCTCCTCCCTCGCCTGGGCGGTCCTCGCCGACGAGGCGTTCGACGCCGGCCGCACCGTCGAGTCGTACGCGTACGCCCGTACGGGCTATCACCGCGGTCTCGACGCCCTGCGTCGCGCGGGCTGGAAGGGCCACGGCCCGGTGCCGTGGGAGCACGAGCCGAACCGCGGCTTCCTGCGCGCCCTGTACGCCCTCTCCCGCGCGGCCGGGGCGATCGGCGAGAAGGAGGAGTACGAGCGCTGCTCGACCTTCCTGCGCGACTCCTCCGAGACGGCCGCCGACGTGCTCGGCGCCTGA
- a CDS encoding tryptophan 2,3-dioxygenase family protein, producing the protein MSNTLDASGAGSDTPNLDFAGTTPYEDYVQADVLTHLQHLRSDDPGEMVFLVTTQVMELWFTVIVHEWETAAKALREDSIPVAMDALKRSLRELEALNASWRPLAQLTPGQFNAYRAALGEGSGFQSAMYRRMEFLLGEKSASMLVPHRGAPRVHAELEKALQEPSLYDEVLRLLARRGLPVPEAVLERDLSRRYEPSPEVEAVWTSLYEDPEAQHDLHRLGEVLTDVAELVWRWRNDHLVATRRAMGAKTGTGGSAGVTWLEKRATKNVFPELWTARSHV; encoded by the coding sequence ATGTCGAACACCCTTGATGCCTCCGGAGCCGGTTCGGACACCCCGAACCTCGACTTCGCCGGCACGACCCCGTACGAGGACTACGTCCAGGCGGACGTCCTCACCCACCTCCAGCACCTGCGCTCGGACGACCCGGGCGAGATGGTCTTCCTGGTGACGACCCAGGTCATGGAGTTGTGGTTCACGGTCATCGTCCACGAATGGGAGACGGCCGCGAAGGCCCTCCGCGAGGACAGCATCCCCGTCGCGATGGATGCGCTGAAGCGGTCCCTGCGCGAACTGGAGGCCCTCAACGCCTCCTGGCGCCCGCTCGCCCAGCTCACCCCGGGCCAGTTCAACGCCTACCGCGCCGCCCTCGGCGAGGGCTCGGGCTTCCAGTCGGCGATGTACCGCCGCATGGAGTTCCTGCTCGGCGAGAAGTCGGCCTCGATGCTCGTCCCGCACCGCGGCGCCCCGCGCGTCCACGCGGAGCTGGAGAAGGCCCTCCAGGAGCCCAGCCTGTACGACGAGGTCCTGCGCCTGCTGGCCCGCCGCGGCCTGCCCGTCCCCGAGGCCGTCCTGGAGCGCGACCTCTCCCGGCGGTACGAGCCCTCGCCCGAGGTCGAGGCCGTCTGGACCTCCCTGTACGAGGACCCCGAAGCCCAGCACGACCTGCACCGACTCGGCGAGGTCCTCACGGACGTCGCGGAGCTCGTCTGGCGCTGGCGCAACGACCACCTGGTCGCCACCCGCCGCGCGATGGGCGCCAAGACCGGCACGGGCGGCTCGGCCGGCGTGACCTGGCTGGAGAAGCGCGCCACGAAGAACGTGTTCCCGGAGCTCTGGACGGCGCGCAGCCATGTCTGA
- a CDS encoding ABC transporter permease: MRNQLAGTGTLLRLALRRDRVMMPVWIMVVTTLVLSLPASLESVYGSAAERARLLATMDANGSLRALYGPAFGDSIGALTAWRGGIFAGVLAGIMSLVIVVRHTREEEETGRQEMLSAAMVGRRAPLTAALLAALLANGLAALLVTAGLAGRGAGGAAALGLGIGATGTLFAALAAVAAQLTESARLAKGLAGALIGAAFVLRAAGDAGSAGGASAMTWVSPLGWLEHVRAFAGERRWVFGLFAAAVAVQVAAAYALAGRRDVGMGFLPARPGPAQGRLGSAGALAWRLQRGGLLGWSLAFLAAGVVFGAMTDGATQLVGDNERTREIIERMGGRSGIADAFLATMAGMLGMIAALYIVSAVLRLSGEESGQRAEPLLANAVGRLRWAGGHLAVAFGGSALILLLAGLGLGIGHGEGVGAAVGATLAQLPAVWVIGALAALLYGAAPRYAVAAWAVAGGALTLGWIGPALNLPQAVLNLSPFAHLPKLPGAEAPPWAPLLVLTALAAGLLAAGLTALRRRDLAA, encoded by the coding sequence ATGAGGAACCAACTGGCCGGCACCGGGACGCTGCTGCGCCTCGCGCTGCGCCGCGACCGCGTGATGATGCCGGTCTGGATCATGGTCGTGACAACGCTGGTGCTCAGCCTGCCCGCCTCGCTGGAGTCGGTGTACGGGAGCGCCGCCGAGCGGGCCCGGCTGCTCGCGACGATGGACGCGAACGGCTCGCTGCGCGCCCTGTACGGGCCGGCCTTCGGTGACTCCATCGGCGCCCTGACCGCGTGGCGCGGCGGGATCTTCGCCGGGGTGCTCGCAGGGATCATGAGCCTGGTCATCGTGGTCCGGCACACCCGGGAAGAGGAGGAGACGGGCCGTCAGGAGATGCTCTCCGCCGCCATGGTGGGCCGCCGGGCGCCGCTGACGGCCGCCCTGCTCGCGGCCCTGCTGGCCAACGGCCTGGCCGCGCTCCTGGTGACGGCCGGGCTCGCCGGGCGCGGGGCGGGCGGCGCGGCGGCCCTCGGGCTCGGCATCGGCGCCACCGGAACGCTCTTCGCGGCCCTGGCCGCCGTCGCGGCGCAGCTCACCGAGAGCGCCCGGCTCGCGAAGGGGCTCGCGGGCGCACTGATCGGCGCGGCCTTCGTGCTGCGCGCCGCCGGGGACGCCGGGAGCGCCGGGGGAGCGAGCGCGATGACGTGGGTGTCGCCGCTGGGCTGGCTTGAGCACGTACGGGCCTTCGCGGGCGAACGCCGGTGGGTGTTCGGCCTGTTCGCGGCGGCCGTGGCGGTGCAGGTCGCGGCGGCGTACGCGCTGGCCGGGCGGCGCGACGTGGGCATGGGCTTCCTGCCGGCCCGGCCGGGTCCCGCGCAGGGCCGGCTCGGCAGCGCGGGGGCGCTGGCCTGGCGGCTCCAGCGGGGCGGCCTGCTCGGGTGGAGCCTGGCGTTCCTGGCGGCCGGGGTGGTCTTCGGCGCGATGACGGACGGGGCCACGCAGCTGGTCGGCGACAACGAGCGGACCCGCGAGATCATCGAGCGGATGGGCGGGCGGAGCGGGATCGCGGACGCCTTCCTCGCGACGATGGCCGGGATGCTCGGCATGATCGCCGCCCTGTACATCGTCTCGGCGGTGCTGCGGCTGAGCGGCGAGGAGTCGGGGCAGCGCGCCGAGCCGCTGCTCGCGAACGCGGTCGGCCGGCTGCGCTGGGCCGGCGGCCATCTGGCGGTGGCATTCGGCGGCTCTGCGCTGATCCTGCTGCTGGCCGGTCTGGGCCTGGGGATCGGGCACGGCGAGGGGGTGGGGGCGGCGGTGGGCGCGACGCTCGCGCAGCTCCCGGCGGTTTGGGTGATCGGGGCCCTCGCGGCCCTCCTGTACGGCGCCGCCCCGCGGTACGCGGTGGCCGCCTGGGCGGTGGCCGGGGGCGCCCTGACGCTGGGGTGGATCGGCCCGGCGCTGAACCTCCCGCAGGCCGTCCTGAACCTCTCTCCCTTCGCCCACCTGCCCAAGCTGCCGGGTGCCGAGGCCCCGCCCTGGGCCCCGCTGCTGGTGCTGACCGCGCTGGCGGCGGGCCTGCTGGCGGCCGGCCTGACGGCACTGCGCCGCCGAGACCTGGCCGCGTAG
- a CDS encoding GbsR/MarR family transcriptional regulator, with translation MNTQAPDVRSDEAAVSRFVERFAAQLTEAGMQRMASRVFAQLLASDSGSMTSAELSEALQISPAAVSGAVAYLTQVTMVSREREPGSRRDRYVLHNELWYETFTRRDQVLALFEKTLRDGAAGVGTDTPAGTRMAETAAFFAFLQGEMHAMMDRWRAHRATLDLPNP, from the coding sequence ATGAACACGCAGGCACCTGACGTACGGAGCGACGAGGCGGCGGTCTCCCGCTTCGTGGAGCGCTTCGCAGCGCAGCTGACCGAGGCGGGGATGCAGCGGATGGCCTCGCGGGTCTTCGCGCAGCTGCTCGCGAGCGACAGCGGGTCGATGACCTCGGCGGAGCTGAGCGAGGCGCTCCAGATCAGCCCGGCGGCGGTGTCGGGGGCCGTGGCCTACCTGACGCAGGTGACCATGGTCAGCCGGGAGCGGGAGCCGGGCTCCCGCCGGGACCGCTACGTCCTGCACAACGAGCTCTGGTACGAGACCTTCACCCGGCGCGACCAGGTGCTGGCCCTCTTCGAGAAGACCCTGCGCGACGGCGCGGCCGGGGTCGGCACGGACACCCCGGCGGGCACGCGCATGGCGGAGACGGCCGCGTTCTTCGCGTTCCTGCAGGGCGAGATGCACGCGATGATGGACCGCTGGCGGGCCCACCGCGCCACCCTGGACCTGCCGAACCCGTAG